In Mammaliicoccus sp. Marseille-Q6498, the genomic stretch TTTTCTAATTCATGTGGTGTTAAATCAGCTTCTGTTAATGCATTTTTCACATTATTATATAAACTCGCATCATTCATAGTAGGGGGATACCCTTCAGCAAATTGAACATCGCACTCTACATCAAATAAAAGTTGTACACTTTCAGCGATTTTTATCATTTGCTTCTTAACAATTTCTAGATCAAGCGTATCGTATGTTCTAATCGTGCCTTCTAAGTAACCATTTTGTGGTACGGTATTAATCGCTTCACCAACGTTAAATTGACCAATATGCACAATATTTCTATTTAAACCGTTCAAATGAAATTGTTGAATTTGGCTTACTTGAGTGAGAACATGCATTAAAGCTTCTGATGCTGCTTTACCTTCTTCTTTACTTGCTACATGACTAGATAAACCGTTTAAATAAAATCTATACTCAGTTGCACTTGCTGTAATCTCATCATTTTTAAATGCAACTGTTCCTGCATCTTCAAAAGGCATAATGTGTACACCATAAATTTCATCTATTTGATATGAATTAAAGACGTTTGATTTGATTAACTGATTAGCGCCAGCTTCCGTTTCTTCAGAAGGCTGATATATAAATACAACATTATGTGGCAATTGCCCTTTATCGTATAGTGCTTTACATCTTTTAGTAAACAACATTAATGCTGTTGTATGTCCATCGTGACCACAAGCATGCATGACATTATCATTTTTGCTTTTATATGAAATATCATTAGCTTCTTGAATAGGTAAGGCATCAATATCTGCTCTAAAAGCAATTGTTTTATTGGATTGACCTTCTAAATAACCTATAATACCTGTAGCAATAGGGCGCTCATATGGAATTTCTAATGATTTAAGGAAATCTTCTATATAAGCCGTTGTTTCATATTCTTGCATACTCAATTCTGGATGTTGATGCAAATACCTTCTTGTTTCTTTAACAAATTCTAATTCAGACATTAAAATCAGTCCCTTTATATTATGTATAGAAAACGCCAATCCATAAGATTGGCGCATTTTTTATATTGAATCAAACCGTATTATTGATTTAAGTTACGTAATGCTGAAACAATTTCTTTTTTACCGTTTTCTACATCTGCTGATTGTTTAATAACTTTAGCAGGTGTACCAGCTACTACTGCACCGGCTGGAACGTCTTTTGTTACGATAGCGCCAGCAGCTACAATAGCGCCTTTACCAACGCGTACGCCTTCAAGAATAACAGCATTTGCTCCAATTAATACATCATCTTCAATGACAACTGGTGAAGCACTTGGTGGCTCGATTACGCCAGCTAATACTGAACCAGCACCAACGTGAACATTTTTACCTGTTGTTGCACGTCCACCTAATGTTGCATTCATGTCTACCATTGTACCTTCACCAACAACTGCACCAATATTAATTGTTGCACCCATCATGACAACAGCACCATCTTCAATGACAGCATGTTCTCTAATGAAAGCACCTGGTTCGATACGTGCATTAGTATTTGTTAAGTCTTTTAAAGGAATAGCAGAATTACGACGATCTTGTTCGATTTCTAACTCTGTAATGGCAGATTCATATTTTTCATAGAATCCTTTCCAGTCTTTAGCATCACAAAAGATTGTTTTTGATGTTTCTGAACCAAATACTTTAAATGATTCAGGGAATTCAACGTTATCAAATTGTCCATTTGCATAGACTTTAAGTGGGGTAACTTTTTCAGCCTCACTAATATATTTTATAATTTCTTCTGCAGTAAAATCTTTAACCATGTTAAATTCTCTCCTCATTTAAGTTATTGTATGTGTAATATCCATTTTCTTTATTTACTAATGTTTCTGCTACGTTTAAAGCACCATTAGCAAATATGTCTTTCGATTGTGCGCGGTGCGTAATTTCAATTGTTTCATCATGTCCTGCAAACAGAACTTGATGTTCTCCTACAATTGTACCACCACGTTGTGAACTAATTCCAATCTCTGCTGGTTCGCGTTTACTATTTGCTTCATGTCTATCGTAAACAGGAACAGATTGTGATCTTTTTTCTTTTATAGCGTCATATAGTTGAACAAGTGTTCCGCTTGGTGCATCGACTTTTTTATTATGATGTTTTTCAATCATTTCAATATCGAAGTCTTCTAACAACGGAACTGCATATTGAATAATTTCTTTCAAAATATGCACACCATAACTCATATTTGCACTGAAAAAGACAGGCATATCGCTAGATTTTGCTTTTAATTTTTCAATTACTGTTTCTTTTTCGCCAGTCGTTGCAATGACTAACGGTAACTCAAACTTTTCTTCGAGCAATGGTAATAGTAATTCTGGATTAGAGAAGTCAATTGCGACATCCGCTTCTGGAGCATTCGTTAAAGAATCAAAAGCAGGGTAAGGATAGTCTTTAGTTGGGTCTTTTACGACAACACCAACAATTTCATAATCTCTTTCTTCAGCTAATCTTGCAACACGTTCATTCATTGCGCCGTATCCTATTAATAATATCTTCATTGTTTTACACCATCTTTGAAAGCAGCAAAAGCATTGCTTAAAGTTTGTTTTTCAGGTTCTTCAAGTGTAACGAGAGGTAACCTTACTTCATATTGTCCAAATCCTAATTCTGTCGTAAGTAATTTGATTGGAACTGGGTTTACATCAACACTTAAATGATTTAATAACGCTTGAACGTTTTGATATAAACTTTCCGCTTGATCTAATTCGTTATTTGTAACGAGGTCAAATATTTGCTGTGTTTCGTATGGAATAGCATTTGCAACAACTGAAATTAAGCCATCTCCACCTAATTTATAGTAGTCGAACATATTATCGTCATTACCACTATATAAAGCAAAATCGCTAGGTAATTTTTCTTTAAGTGTTTTTGCGTATTCTAAATCACCAGTAGCATCTTTTAATGCAACGATATATGGATTTTCACTTAATTTAAGTACAGTATCAATTTCAATCGTCATGTTTGTTCTAGATGGTACGTTATAAAGTACAACTGGTAATTCTACTTCTGTTGCAATTTTTGTAAAGTGTGCAATTAATCCACGTTGACTTGTTTTATTATAATAAGGTGTAATCAACATAATAGCATCTGCACCAAGGTCTTTTGCTTTAATTGAAGCCTCTATAGAAGCTTGTGTATTATTTGTACCTGTGCCTGCAATAACAGGAACACGTCCGTTTATTTTTTTAATACCACATTCTAATAAAGTGTTTTTTTCTTCTGTCGTTAAAGTAGGGTTTTCAGCTGTTGTACCGTTTATAATGATACTTTTAGCTCCATTATTTATTAAAAATTCAATATGATTTTCAAATGCTTCGTAGTCTACATCGTTATTCGTGAATGGCGTTGTTAGTGCAACACCAACTCCTGTAAAAATATGTGACAAGACTGTCCACTCCTCATTTTTTTATTTTTGTAATTGCATGACTTGTTCCAACACTTGTACGGCATTTAAGCTTGCGCCTTTTAATAGGTTGTCTGACGTACACCAAATATGGAAAGTATTTTCTAATGAATCATCTTTACGAATTCTTCCTACAAATACTTCATCTTTACCAGTAGAATTAATTGATAGAGGGTATTCATTTTTTTCAACATTATCAACTAATACAACGCGATCATCTTTTTCAAATAAATTTTGAATTTCTTCTACAGTTGTTTCTTTTTCTAACGTTACATTGATGTGTACGCTATGACTATCTTGAACAGGTACACGAACACAAGTAGCTGTAACATTTAAAGAAGGTTGACTTAAAATTTTTCTCGTTTCTTCGATCATTTTTTGTTCTTCTTTTGTATATCCATTTTCTAAGAAAACGTCGATATGTGGTAACACATTATTATAAATTGGGTGAGGGTAGTTTGTTGGTGCTTCACCTTTTTCTCCATTAGATAAATCATTTCTTCCTGCTAACCCTGAACCTGAAACGGCTTGATAAGTTGTATAAGCAACTCTTTTTAAACCGAATGTATCAAGTAATGGTTTTAAAGGCACTACAGATTGAATAGTTGAACAGTTTGGATTTGCAATAATTTTGCGATTTAATTTAGGTTCATTCACTTCAGGAACAATTAAATCAATATCTTCATGCATTCTCCATTGACTTGAGTTATCTATTACAATGGCACCATGTTTTTCAAAAAGTGGGGCAAACGTCTTACTTGTACCGCCACCTGCACTCATGATGACATAATCGAAATTGCCATTTGTTTTTTCTTCAGTTAAAGCCTCAACGACATATGTTTTACCTTGAAATTCTATTTCTTTACCTGCTG encodes the following:
- the dapA gene encoding 4-hydroxy-tetrahydrodipicolinate synthase, whose amino-acid sequence is MSHIFTGVGVALTTPFTNNDVDYEAFENHIEFLINNGAKSIIINGTTAENPTLTTEEKNTLLECGIKKINGRVPVIAGTGTNNTQASIEASIKAKDLGADAIMLITPYYNKTSQRGLIAHFTKIATEVELPVVLYNVPSRTNMTIEIDTVLKLSENPYIVALKDATGDLEYAKTLKEKLPSDFALYSGNDDNMFDYYKLGGDGLISVVANAIPYETQQIFDLVTNNELDQAESLYQNVQALLNHLSVDVNPVPIKLLTTELGFGQYEVRLPLVTLEEPEKQTLSNAFAAFKDGVKQ
- a CDS encoding amidohydrolase, translated to MSELEFVKETRRYLHQHPELSMQEYETTAYIEDFLKSLEIPYERPIATGIIGYLEGQSNKTIAFRADIDALPIQEANDISYKSKNDNVMHACGHDGHTTALMLFTKRCKALYDKGQLPHNVVFIYQPSEETEAGANQLIKSNVFNSYQIDEIYGVHIMPFEDAGTVAFKNDEITASATEYRFYLNGLSSHVASKEEGKAASEALMHVLTQVSQIQQFHLNGLNRNIVHIGQFNVGEAINTVPQNGYLEGTIRTYDTLDLEIVKKQMIKIAESVQLLFDVECDVQFAEGYPPTMNDASLYNNVKNALTEADLTPHELEKPYLFGEDFSFYRQLAPSYFVFFGTKNVEKDYIYGLHTNRLNFDESVLITIADYYMALLNQKEAL
- the dapD gene encoding 2,3,4,5-tetrahydropyridine-2,6-dicarboxylate N-acetyltransferase: MVKDFTAEEIIKYISEAEKVTPLKVYANGQFDNVEFPESFKVFGSETSKTIFCDAKDWKGFYEKYESAITELEIEQDRRNSAIPLKDLTNTNARIEPGAFIREHAVIEDGAVVMMGATINIGAVVGEGTMVDMNATLGGRATTGKNVHVGAGSVLAGVIEPPSASPVVIEDDVLIGANAVILEGVRVGKGAIVAAGAIVTKDVPAGAVVAGTPAKVIKQSADVENGKKEIVSALRNLNQ
- a CDS encoding aspartate-semialdehyde dehydrogenase codes for the protein MTKLAVVGATGLVGEKVLEVLDRKEIPFDELVLFSSPKSAGKEIEFQGKTYVVEALTEEKTNGNFDYVIMSAGGGTSKTFAPLFEKHGAIVIDNSSQWRMHEDIDLIVPEVNEPKLNRKIIANPNCSTIQSVVPLKPLLDTFGLKRVAYTTYQAVSGSGLAGRNDLSNGEKGEAPTNYPHPIYNNVLPHIDVFLENGYTKEEQKMIEETRKILSQPSLNVTATCVRVPVQDSHSVHINVTLEKETTVEEIQNLFEKDDRVVLVDNVEKNEYPLSINSTGKDEVFVGRIRKDDSLENTFHIWCTSDNLLKGASLNAVQVLEQVMQLQK
- the dapB gene encoding 4-hydroxy-tetrahydrodipicolinate reductase, whose protein sequence is MKILLIGYGAMNERVARLAEERDYEIVGVVVKDPTKDYPYPAFDSLTNAPEADVAIDFSNPELLLPLLEEKFELPLVIATTGEKETVIEKLKAKSSDMPVFFSANMSYGVHILKEIIQYAVPLLEDFDIEMIEKHHNKKVDAPSGTLVQLYDAIKEKRSQSVPVYDRHEANSKREPAEIGISSQRGGTIVGEHQVLFAGHDETIEITHRAQSKDIFANGALNVAETLVNKENGYYTYNNLNEERI